The Oscillatoria salina IIICB1 genome contains a region encoding:
- a CDS encoding heme-dependent oxidative N-demethylase family protein: MSQLRYLPLKSGKWELSMGLKPLAIAEWIDIDEHFTYELSLKEKLSSHHRRDVFVSLPGSEVSQQETLALLLEHLSTYFPQHYQLQENQIKDLTTGRVWCINEFRKAPLELAGRLVQEDFLILEFSDKGYILTAASVCFPLRWNLRSKLGLPLAAIHQPVPGYQEKLQRPVDSFFEHIKPNRLFWRSNWSIVETPELFLPPEKEKIREVKITKDNAGENLWLRVERQSLRRLEKSGAVLFTIHSYVYPMYLIKKFPEIASSLAKTLQKIPSQMQIYKNISSIREALLQYLE, from the coding sequence GTGAGTCAGTTACGATATCTTCCTTTGAAATCGGGTAAGTGGGAACTAAGTATGGGGTTGAAACCACTTGCGATCGCAGAATGGATTGATATTGATGAACATTTTACCTATGAGTTGAGTTTAAAGGAGAAATTATCCTCTCACCACAGACGAGATGTTTTTGTTAGTCTTCCCGGTAGCGAAGTAAGTCAACAAGAAACTTTGGCTTTGCTTTTAGAACATTTATCAACATATTTTCCTCAGCATTATCAATTACAAGAAAATCAAATTAAAGACTTGACAACTGGGCGAGTTTGGTGTATAAATGAATTTAGAAAAGCTCCTTTAGAATTAGCGGGACGTTTGGTACAAGAAGACTTTCTAATTCTAGAATTTAGCGACAAAGGTTATATTTTAACTGCGGCTTCTGTATGTTTTCCTTTACGTTGGAATTTAAGGTCTAAATTAGGATTACCATTAGCAGCAATTCACCAACCAGTACCAGGATATCAGGAAAAACTTCAGCGTCCGGTAGATAGTTTCTTCGAGCATATTAAACCAAATCGACTTTTTTGGCGAAGTAATTGGAGTATTGTCGAAACACCAGAGTTATTTTTACCACCAGAAAAGGAGAAAATAAGGGAAGTTAAGATTACTAAAGATAATGCAGGAGAAAATTTATGGTTGCGCGTTGAACGTCAATCTTTGCGACGATTAGAAAAAAGCGGTGCAGTTTTGTTTACAATTCATAGTTATGTTTATCCGATGTATTTAATTAAAAAGTTTCCAGAAATTGCTTCAAGTTTGGCAAAAACTTTGCAAAAAATTCCTTCTCAAATGCAAATTTATAAGAATATATCTTCAATTAGAGAGGCTCTTTTGCAGTATTTAGAGTAA
- a CDS encoding alpha/beta fold hydrolase: MSAQSLSAATTPTTSETKFYTWKDFRCAYEIHPSEGANSDRLSLLLIHPIGVGLSRRFWDRFTTKWFNNGQTETIFNPDLLGCGESEMPHFAYHPTDYAEQLHYFLENVVKKPVVVISQGALLPVAIALVQKQSKLIKGLIFAGPPAWEIMTKPRNSLQQKLVWNLLDSPFGNLFYRYARRNQFLESFSERNLFAEAEAVDESWLQTLQQGAVDPRSRYAVFSFLAGFWRKNYAEDIASITQPTLVVIGEEADSISNKDKPENPEERLISYVKHLPNGQGNIIPGRNVLPYESTTEFVEVVAEFCQTLG, from the coding sequence ATGAGTGCACAATCTTTGTCTGCTGCTACCACACCCACCACAAGTGAAACTAAATTCTATACTTGGAAGGATTTTCGTTGCGCTTATGAAATTCATCCAAGTGAAGGAGCAAATAGCGATCGCCTTAGTTTATTATTAATTCATCCTATCGGTGTCGGTTTATCGCGTCGTTTTTGGGATCGCTTTACCACAAAATGGTTCAATAACGGTCAAACTGAAACAATTTTTAATCCAGATTTACTCGGTTGTGGAGAAAGCGAAATGCCTCATTTTGCTTATCATCCCACAGATTATGCCGAACAGTTGCATTACTTTTTAGAGAATGTCGTCAAAAAACCTGTAGTAGTAATTTCTCAAGGTGCATTACTCCCAGTAGCGATCGCTCTTGTCCAAAAACAGTCTAAACTAATTAAAGGACTAATTTTCGCAGGTCCTCCAGCTTGGGAAATCATGACCAAACCCAGAAATTCGCTTCAGCAAAAATTAGTGTGGAATTTGCTAGATTCTCCCTTTGGTAATCTATTCTATCGCTATGCTCGCCGGAATCAATTCCTAGAGTCTTTTTCCGAACGTAATCTTTTCGCGGAAGCTGAAGCAGTAGATGAGTCATGGTTGCAAACTTTACAACAAGGAGCAGTTGACCCCCGCAGCCGTTATGCAGTATTCTCGTTTTTAGCGGGTTTTTGGCGCAAAAATTACGCTGAGGATATCGCTTCTATTACCCAACCCACTTTGGTAGTTATCGGTGAAGAAGCGGACAGCATTAGTAATAAAGATAAACCAGAAAATCCAGAAGAACGTTTAATTTCCTACGTTAAACATTTACCTAACGGTCAAGGAAATATCATTCCCGGTCGCAATGTACTTCCTTATGAGTCTACTACAGAATTTGTGGAAGTAGTCGCTGAATTTTGCCAAACTTTAGGTTAA
- a CDS encoding CIA30 family protein: protein MTQQKFWDLGRFVRTLTYFDIIPVISDIDWLKNMILGEDIQQVQQNPKIKTGIILVAGATGGVGKRVVKRLQKYNYPVRALVRSIPRAKTILGENLEFYEADITIPDTLKPDLMQDVIAIICCTGTRVQPVGGDTPNRDKYYQGVKFYQPEIAESTPEAVEYKGIQNLVNLASQYLAKSDEKILFDFTQPTEDLKSSWGAVDDVVMGGVSESGIRLAGNVAIFSGNVSTENNGGFASVRNRNFQPPLDLSSYAGIELRVKGDGKRYKFIMRCENNWDGISYCYSFDTVKDEWITVRIPFKDLIAVFRAKTVPDAPAFAASKTYSVQLMLSKFEYDKGLNPTFEPGYFQLDVESIKAYKDESTPQFIMVSSAGVTRPGRPDINLEEEPPAVRMNDMLGGILTWKLKGEDAVRNSGLTYTIIRPCALTEEIGGKVLTFAEGDNIKGQVSREDIAELCVQAIEIPAACEKTFEVKEEAASGTIDWESLFREVSRDR from the coding sequence ATGACACAACAGAAATTCTGGGACTTAGGCAGATTTGTCCGCACCTTAACTTATTTTGACATAATTCCGGTCATTAGTGACATAGATTGGTTAAAAAACATGATTCTTGGAGAGGACATACAGCAAGTGCAACAAAATCCTAAAATCAAAACAGGCATAATTTTAGTAGCAGGTGCAACTGGTGGTGTTGGTAAGCGAGTTGTCAAGCGACTTCAAAAGTATAATTATCCTGTAAGAGCATTAGTGAGAAGTATTCCGAGAGCAAAAACAATTCTTGGTGAAAACTTAGAATTTTACGAAGCAGACATAACTATTCCTGACACCTTAAAACCGGATTTGATGCAGGATGTAATTGCAATAATTTGTTGCACCGGGACTCGCGTACAACCCGTAGGTGGGGATACTCCTAACCGAGATAAATATTATCAAGGTGTCAAATTTTATCAGCCAGAAATTGCAGAGTCTACACCCGAAGCTGTGGAGTATAAAGGTATTCAGAACTTGGTTAATCTTGCAAGTCAATATTTAGCAAAATCTGATGAAAAAATCTTGTTTGACTTTACTCAGCCAACGGAAGATTTAAAATCGAGTTGGGGTGCGGTTGATGACGTAGTTATGGGTGGAGTTAGCGAAAGTGGAATTCGTTTAGCTGGGAATGTAGCCATATTTTCGGGTAATGTTTCCACAGAAAATAATGGGGGTTTTGCTTCGGTACGAAATCGCAATTTTCAACCACCTTTAGACTTATCTTCTTACGCGGGAATTGAACTGCGAGTTAAGGGTGATGGTAAGCGTTATAAGTTTATTATGCGCTGTGAAAATAACTGGGATGGAATTAGTTATTGCTATTCGTTTGATACTGTTAAAGATGAGTGGATAACAGTTCGCATTCCGTTTAAAGATTTAATTGCGGTTTTTCGTGCGAAAACTGTTCCTGATGCACCTGCATTTGCTGCGAGTAAGACTTATTCTGTGCAATTAATGCTAAGTAAGTTTGAGTATGATAAAGGTTTAAACCCTACATTTGAACCTGGGTACTTTCAGTTAGATGTAGAATCAATTAAAGCCTACAAAGACGAATCTACACCTCAATTTATCATGGTAAGTTCGGCTGGTGTCACTCGTCCAGGTCGTCCAGATATAAACTTAGAAGAAGAACCTCCGGCTGTAAGAATGAATGATATGTTGGGAGGAATTTTAACTTGGAAGTTAAAAGGAGAAGATGCGGTACGCAATAGCGGTTTAACTTATACTATTATTCGTCCTTGTGCGTTAACTGAGGAAATTGGAGGAAAGGTATTGACTTTTGCTGAAGGAGATAATATTAAAGGTCAAGTAAGTCGCGAGGATATTGCTGAATTGTGCGTACAAGCAATTGAAATACCTGCTGCTTGTGAGAAAACTTTTGAGGTTAAAGAAGAGGCAGCCAGTGGTACAATCGATTGGGAAAGTTTGTTTAGGGAAGTGTCACGCGATCGCTAA